From the genome of Schaalia odontolytica:
GCGCCGAGAATCCCCACGACGGCCTGGCGGAAGCCGCCGTCGTCACGGGCACGTACCGTGCTGGCGCCGACGACTCCGTCGGATCCGCGCACCTCGGCATCGTTGGCCCCATGCGCATGGACTACGCGCGCACGATGAGCTCCGTGCGAGCAGTCGCCGCCTACCTGTCGCGCTATCTCGCCTCCCAGCACGGCGGCTAATGCCGCCCCACAGACGTTGATGAACATCCCCACGAGAAGAAAGAGCAGCCGTGAGAGACTACTACGAGGTTCTCGGTGTCGCCCGTGACGCCAGCCAGGACGAGATTAAGAAGGCCTACCGCAAGCTCGCGCGTAAGCTTCACCCCGACTACGCGGGAGCCGACTCCGAGGAAGCCTTCAAGGAGCTGTCCGTCGCCTACGAGACGCTCTCGGACCCCGAGAAGCGCCAGATGTACGACATCGGTGGTCCTGATGCTCTGCGCGGCGGTGGCGCGGGTGCGGGCGCAGGCTTCGGTGGATTCTCCGACATCTTCGAGGCCATGTTCAGCGGCGGCTTCGGCGCGTCCGCTGCGGGCCCGGCTTCCCGCGTGCGCCGCGGTAAGGACAAGCAGGTGGTCGTTGACATCACGCTGGAGGACGCCGCCTTCGGTGCCGCCAAGGAGGTCTCTTTCGACACCCACGTCCTGTGTGACGCCTGCAACGGCTCGATGTGCCAGCCGGGCACCTCGCCCACGCAGTGCACGACCTGCCACGGCTCGGGCTTTGTCACCCAGATCCAGAACTCGCTCTTCGGTCGTATGCAGACGCAGGCTCCCTGTCCGACCTGCCAGGGATACGGCAACATCATTGAGACCCCGTGCGCCGAGTGCTCGGGAGCGGGCCGCGTGCGCACTCGCCGTACCCTCAACATCAATATCCCGGCCGGTGCCAGCGAGGGGACACAGATCCGTGTCAGCGGCGAGGCCGAGGTCGGCCCCGGCGGTGGTCCGAACGGCGACCTGTACCTGCTGATTCGCGAGAAGAAGCACCCCGTGTTCGATCGCCGAGGCGACGACCTGCACACGTGGATCACGATCCCGATGACCACGGCGGCGCTGGGCACCGAGTTCGAGCTGGACACCCTCGACGGCAAGAAGACCGTGACGATCAACCCGGGCACCCAGCCTAACGACGACATCGTCCTGGAGGGCCTGGGCGTCGGCCACCTGCAGCGCTCGGGCCGCGGCTCGATGCATGTGCATGTGGACGTTCAGATCCCCAAGAAGCTCGACGACAAGTCGCGCGAGCTGCTCGAGGAGCTCGCGAAGGTCCGCGGTGAGGTGCGCGTGGAGCCGCATCGTCAGCAGGCCTCGTTCTTTGACAAGCTCCGCGACACCTTCATGGGGTGATGCACCGTGACGCTGCCCGTTTTCCTCGCCGAGGACCTGACCCCGGCCCTTGCGTCCCTGTCCGTGGGGGACAGTGCGACCCTTGGCGGAGCTGAGGGACGTCATGCAGCATCCGTGCGCCGCATCGGCGCGGGGGAGTGGGTCGACGTCGTCGACGGTGCCGGAGCGCGTGCGACGTGCAAGGTGAGTGGGAGTGATAAGTCCTCGCTGACCCTCGTCGTGCGCGAGCTCGTGCAGGAGGACAGCCCGAGTCCCGAGGTGATCCTCGTCCAGGCGCTCGCCAAGGGTGGGCGCGACGAGGCCGCCGTCGAAATCTGCACGGAGATCGGCATTGACAGGGTGATCCCGTGGGCATCGCAGCGCGCGATCGTCCAGTGGAAGGGCCCGAAGGCTGAGAAGGGGCGCGCGAAGTGGGAGGGCGTGGCCCGCGCGGCCGCTAAGCAGTCACGCCGCGCCTTCGTCCCGGTCGTTGAGGACGTCAAGGACAGCCGCGAGCTCGCCTCCTGGGTCGCCTCCTTGACGGACGAGGCCGGGGTAGCCTTCGTCTGCCACGAGGAGGCGACGGATTCGCTCGGGGCTGCTCTTGCCCGCGTTCAGGAGTCTCGCGCGGACGGGACTCTGCCCGCACGGATCGCCCTCATTGTGGGCCCCGAGGGCGGCATCGGAGCCGAGGAGACTGCGCAGCTGGTGGACTCCGGTGCCCGCACGATTGGGCTGGGAGACAACGTTTTGCGTTCCTCCACAGCCGGCGCGGTCGCACTCACGCTGATCCGCGCCGCCGCGGGGAAATACTAGGAATCGTCAGCTCTCGAAGCCGGTGATTCGCGCGCTCAGCGTGTGGGTCTCGCCCGCCTTCAGGGCGATCACGTCCGTGCCGGAGTTGAAGGCGTTGGGCGGGCAGCTCATCGGCTCGACGGCCACGCCCACGCGGTCGATGTAGTCGGCCGAGTAAACCTGCAGCCAGCGCGCATCCGAGGATAGTGACACGCCCACGCCAGAAGACGGGTCGCGCAGCGTCACGGCCCAGGTGCCCTCGGGCAGGCCTGCGAAGGCGTGGTCCAGGCGGGAGGCGCCGATGATGGCGGGGGAGCGGAAGTCCAGCCCGAAGGAGGCCACGTCGTGGGCCGCCACCGGGATCATGGACGCGTCGGCCTCATAGATGATCGACGCGGGGTTCTCCAGCTCCAGATCATCCGCCTTGACACTGTCGACGGCCAGGTATGGGTGGAAGCCGACGCCGTAGGGGGCGGTGCCCTCTCCGATGTTCGTCGCCGACAGCTCGACGGTGAGGCCCGTGTCCGCGTCCAGGCTGTAGCGGGCGGACACCGCCAGCGTCCACGGGTAGGAATAGCGCGCCGCGATGAGGGTGCACAGAAGGACCGAGGAGGTCTCGGCCTCGGCGATCTCCCACTCCTGGAAGGCCACGAAACCGTGGAGCGCAGTCCCGAAAGCGGGCTCGTCGACGGGAAGGTCGTAGGAGCTTCCCTCCCACGAGTAGGAGCCGCCTGCGACGCGATTCGGCCACGGCATGAGCACCTTGCCCAGGTATCCCGGGGGGCACTCGTTCACGGCGTGGGAGACAATGAGCTCGTGCCCGCGGTAGCGCAGGCCAGCCAGCCCGGCACCGACGGTGACGATCCGCGCCTCGTAGTCCCCGGCCTGTAAAACGATCTCGCGCCCCGATGCACTCCGGTCCAACATTGATGCTCCTTCGCATTCACTGAACATGAATAACACTCATTCTAAACGGAGTTGAGTCGTCTGCGTCACTACGAAAAGCGTATCCTTATAGAGAATGAATCTCGATTGAAAGGAATGCCTCGTCCCATGGCACACGAAATCACCGACGAATTCGTCGCCTCCCTGCACGCATCCTCAGACTCCGCCCGCGCGGTCGCACGCAACGCCGTCGCCCACGCCGGCGTCGAGCCGGTCGCCTTCGACCGCGCCAAGGTGGTCGCCACCCCCACGGTCGTGTCCCACAAGGTGGACGACTGGAAGGTGACGTCGCAGAAGAAGTCCGGCCGCTGCTGGCTCTTCTCCTCCTTGAACCTGCTGCGCTCCACCGCGCGCACCCACCTGGGCCTCAAGGACTTCGAGTTCTCGCAGAATTACGTGCTGTTCTGGGACAAGTTCGAGCGCGCAAACTTCTTCCTCACCGACATTATCGCGACCGCGAAGACCGAGGAACTCGACGGCCGCCTCCTGCAGTTCCTGCTCGGCGACGTCCTCTCCGACGGCGGCCAGTGGGACATGGCGGTCTCCCTCTACCTCAAGCACGGCCTCGTCCCCAAGGTCGCGATGCCCGAGACCGAGTCCTCCGGCCACACCGCTCCCATGAACGCCCGCCTGAAGGTCGTCCTGCGCCGCACCGCCCTCGAGCTGCGTTCCCTCGTCGAGGCCGGCGCCTCCGAGGAGGAGATCCTCGAGGTCAAGGAGGCCGCGCTGGCCGACGTGTGGCGGATCCTCGTCATCTGCCTGGGCGAGCCCCCGGCCTCGTTCGAGTGGGAGTGGCGCGACGACAAGGGCGAGTTCCACCGCGACGGCGTGCTCACCCCGCGCGAGTTCTACGAGCGCTACGTGGACGTGGACCTCACGCAGTACGTGTGCCTCGTCGACGACCCACGCGTCGAGCACCCCAAGGGCCACACCCTGACGGTCGATCACATGGGCAACGTTGTGGGCGGTCGCCCGATCCTCTACGTGAACACCCCCGTCGAGCAGATCCGTGAGATCACGGCCTCCATCCTGGCCTCGGGCCGCGCCGTCTGGTTCGGCGCTGACTGCGGCCAGCAGTCCGACCGCGCCTCCGGCCTGTTCGTCGAGGGCCTCTACGACTTCGACAACCTCTTCGGCGTGGACTTCTCCACCTCGAAGGAGCAGCGCGTCAACACGGGCGAGTCCGCGATGAACCACGCGATGCTCTTCACGGGTGTCGACATCGACGAGGAGGGCAACGCCCGCCGCTTCCGCGTCGAGAACTCCTGGGGCGAGGAGCCCGGTGAGAAGGGCTTCTTCACGATGGACGCCGCCTGGTTCGACGCCAACGTATTTGAGGTGGCTGTGCACGTGGACGACCTGCCTGCCGAGCTGCGCGCGGTCATCACCGAGGAACCGCTGCACCTGCCGGCCTGGGACCCGATGGGGGCGCTGGCCTGAGGCAGACTGTCTGACTGAGTGAACGGTGGCCGCCGCGTCGGACCGTTCGCTATGTGGCCTCCCTCAGCACGGGGCGGGTGGAGTGGGACAATTGTTCCGCGACACCCGCCCCGTTATCTGTGGAGGACACATGAGCACTGACGTGACCCGCGACTTCGCCTTTGGACTGCCCAAGGCCGAGCTGCACCTGCACCTGGAAGGCACCCTCGAACCCGACCTGAAGCTGGCCCTCGCCCGCAAGAACGGCGTCGACATCGGCCAGTCCACGGTCGAGGAGGTCCAGGCAACGTACCGGTTCAACGACCTCACGTCCTTCCTGGCTGTCTACTACCCGGCCATGGACGTCCTCCAGGACGAGGACGACTTCCACGACCTGGCCGCCGCCTACTTCGAGCGCGCCCGCGCCAACGGTGTCGTGCGCGCCGAGTGCTTCTTCGACCCGCAGGCCCACACCTCGCGCGGCATCGCCATCGAGACGGTCATCCGCGGCTATCACCGCGCCGTCGTCGAGGCCCGCGAGGCCGGCCTGTCCGCCGACCTCATCCTGTGCTTCCTGCGTGATATGAGTGCCGAGTCCGCGCTCGAGACCCTCCAGGCAGCGCTGCCCTATAAGGACATGTTCATCGGTGTGGGCCTGGACTCCGACGAGCGTGACAACCCGCCCACGAAGTTTGCCGAGGTCTTTGCCCTGGCCCGCGAGGCCGGCCTGCACGTGACGATGCACTGCGATATCGACCAGGTCGGCTCGATTGATAACATCCGCGCGGCCCTCACCGAGCTGGGTGCCGAGCGCCTCGACCACGGCACGAACATCGTCGAGGATCCCGAGCTGGTCGCCTACGCCCGCGACCACGGTATCGGCCTGACCTCGTGCCCCCTGTCCAACTCCTTCGTCACCGAGGAGATGAAGGGCAAGGAGATCGTCGAGCTGACCGCCGCGGGTGTGAAGGTCAGCGTCAACTCCGACGACCCCGCCTACTTCGGCGGATACGTCGGGGACAACTACCTGGCGCTCGCCGAGCGTTTCGACCTTGGCCGCGCCGACCTGGAGCGCATCGCCCGCAACTCCATCGAGATCGCGTGGATCTCAGATGACGAGAAGGCCGAGCTGCTCGCCCGCGTGGACCGCTTCGTGTCCGAGAACTGACCATCGACGAACGAGGCTGGGGCTCAGAGGCCGTGAACGCGCGGATCAGCCCCGGCCTCGTCGTGCGTGGGGGAGCGCTATTCTCACGTTGCACGTGGGGTGGACACGAGCTGTCACAATTGGCCACCCCGTGAACCCACCCGGCACGGTGGCTGCGAGACTGCAAAGATAGTAACCATGACGAACCACACGAAGCCGACGTTGTTGATTTCCAACGTCCTGCCGGCACGCCCGGGGGACGAGGCATACAACAACATCTGCATGCGCCTGTGGGATCGTCTCCTTGAGGCCGCGCTGCCGAACTGGAACGTTATCCGCGAGTACGCTCAGGAAGATGGTGCCGAGGGTGCCGCCCTGCGCGCCCAGCACGCGGACGCCATCATCATCATGGGCGGCGAGGACGTCCACCCCAGCCTGTACGGCGCCCCCCAGGGCTACGAGGCCGAGGGGCGTCACTGGTACCGCGCTGACCGCGGACAGATCGCCCTCGTCGACTACGCCGTGCGCACGGGCACCCCGCTCCTGGGGATTTGCCGCGGCATGCAGATCATCAACACGGCGCTGGGCGGCACGCTCGAGCAGCATATTGAGGGTGCTCATGGCACCCACACGAATAACCGGATCCTGTCCGATCACCGCTTCATCCGCCACAGCGTGCGCGTCGGCGAGGGAACGAACCTTGAGCGCGCCCTGGCCCCCGTCCTTACCGACTCCGAGCTGGTTATCTCGTCGGCGCACCACCAGCGCGTGGATCGCCTCGCGCAGGGCCTCCAGGTCAGCGCCTACGCCCCCGACGGCACGATCGAGGCCATCGAGTCGATCGACGCCCCCGTCATCGGCGTGCAGTGGCACCCCGAGGACCCCGCGGCCGACATCTCCCAGCTGCACGCACTCCTCGGCCACCTGGATGCGCGCCGCGCCCCCCGCCTCGAGAGGGCCTCGACTACCCTGGTCGCATGACCATCTCCCCGGGAACGAACTTCGACGACCCCCGATTCTGCGACGACGAGCGCACACCCGTGCAGCGCATGCGCGATGGTGACTACTACGTCGCGGACGATGAACTCGCCGCATCAATGAAGCGCGCGGTTCGCCTCCTGAGCCTCTACGAGCAGGCGCATCCCACCGACCCGGATATTGCTCGGTACCTGCTCGCCCAGGTCCTTGGCCAGGTGGGGGAGTGCGTCGACATCCGACCGCCCCTGCGCGTTGACTACGGCTACAACATCTCGATCGGCGACGGCTCCTGGGTCAACTATGGGCTGACCGTGCTCGATGTCGCGCCGGTCGTCATCGGCGCCGACGTCCTCATCGGCCCCAACTGCTCGCTCTACACGGCGATCCACCCGACCGAGCCCGGGCCTCGTCGAGCGAAATGGGAGTCCGCAGCACCGATCACCATCGAGGACAACGTGTGGCTGGGTGGCTCCGTCGTCGTCTGCCCGGGAGTGACCATCGGCGAAAACTCGATCATTGGAGCGGGCGCCGTCGTCACCCGCGACATCCCCGCCAACTCCATCGCGGTGGGCAACCCCGCCCGCGTCATCAAGAACCTGGACCCCACCACCCCGCGCGCCATCGAAGCAGCGGGCGTCGGAGTCATCGCACACACGGGAGATCACGCATGAGCATCCTGCCGATCTGCATCACGGGCGAGCCGGTCCTGCACCGGGCCGCGGCACCAATCGAGTCCTTCGATTCGGAGCTGAGCGACCTCGTCGCCGACATGATCGAGACGATGCACGCCGCACCCGGCGTCGGCCTCGCCGCACCCCAGGTGGGCGTCGGCTCTCAAGTCTTCGTGTGGAGGTACGGCGGCGCCGGCTCCTTCGATTCCCACTACCGCGACGTCCTTCAGCTCGACGAGGCCCCCGCGTGCGGCTTCAACACGGCGCTGCACGGCGTCGTCGTCAACCCCACGCTCGACCTCGTGTGGGATACCGAAGGGGCGGGAGCCATCCTGCCCGAGGAACCCGACATAGCGCTCGAATCCGAGGGCTGCCTGTCCGTGCCTGGCTACGGATACCCCCTGCGCCGCGCGCTCGGTGCGGTCCTGCGCGGCTACGACGTGGACGGCAACGCCATCGAGGTCAGCGCGCGCGGATGGCTCGCGCGCATCTTCCAGCACGAATACGACCACCTGCAGGGCACCCTCTACGTCAACCGCCTCGAGGCACCCTACGCCGACGAGGCCCAGCGGGTCATCGCCGAGCGCGGATGGGGCGTCAGCGGACACACGTGGACCCCGGGGGAGCGGGCTTAAGCCGCTTCCTCCCGGGGTCCCGGTACGTTCGCGTCAGTGGACCAGGAAGCCCAGCGAACGGAAGTAGTTGCGGACCTCCTCGGTGGCCTCGGGCGTGGGAGCCTTCGTGTCCTCCAGCTGATACTCCAGGCCGAGGGAGTGCCACTTATCCTTGCCCAGCTGATGGAAGGGCAGGACCTCAACGCGATCGATGACGTCCTTCCAGCGCGAGACAATCTCGCCGACCTGGCGCACGTTCTCGGGGTCGTCGGTCAGACCCGGAACCAGGACGAAGCGGATCCAGATGCGGGTGGCGCCACCGCGAGCCGCGATGCGGTCGCCGAACTCGATCGTGGGCGCCAGGGAACGTCCCGTCGCCTTCTTGTAGGTCTCCTCGTTGCCGCTCTTGACGTCCAGGAGCACCAGGTCGATCGCGTCGAGCATCTCGTCGTCGCAGTTCGCGCCCAGGAACCCTGAGGTGTCGATGCAGGTGTGAACGCCCATCTCCTTGGCACCCATCAGAATTCGCTTGGCGAACTGCGGCTGCATGAGGACCTCGCCGCCGGACAGGGTGATGCCGCCGTTCGTCGTGCGGAAAATGCGGCGGTAGCGGGCAATGCGGGAGAGCAGCTCCGTGTCTGACACGGGAGCGCCGTCCTTCATGAGGAAGGTGTCGGGGTTGTGGCAGTACAGGCAGCGCAGCGGGCAGCCGTTGAGGAACACCGTCATGCGCGTGCCGGGGCCGTCAACGGCGGTGACGAGCTCCCAGGAGTGAATGGAACCCAGCGTGCCCTCACGCATGCGGCGCAGACGCTCGGAGCGCTCCAGGTCCGTGATCTCCTCCAGGCCTTCGACGCCGGCGCCGACGGTACGGGATTGGGGAGCTTGGAAGTCCTGCTCACGGAACGTGGGGAGAGCGAGGGGCTGCGACATAATTCCTTCTTCGCGGTTGAGTGGGAGTGGTGGCCGTGATGGGAACGAGGCCGGGCTGCGTCAGCGGTGCGCGCCGACGTGGGCAGACATAGTAGTGGGGCGCCGAGCGTTGCCCGACGCCCCACTCCAATCAGCTATCAGGCCGAGTGGTGGAAGGTGCGGGACAGGACGTCCAGCTGCTGCTCAC
Proteins encoded in this window:
- the add gene encoding adenosine deaminase, with product MSTDVTRDFAFGLPKAELHLHLEGTLEPDLKLALARKNGVDIGQSTVEEVQATYRFNDLTSFLAVYYPAMDVLQDEDDFHDLAAAYFERARANGVVRAECFFDPQAHTSRGIAIETVIRGYHRAVVEAREAGLSADLILCFLRDMSAESALETLQAALPYKDMFIGVGLDSDERDNPPTKFAEVFALAREAGLHVTMHCDIDQVGSIDNIRAALTELGAERLDHGTNIVEDPELVAYARDHGIGLTSCPLSNSFVTEEMKGKEIVELTAAGVKVSVNSDDPAYFGGYVGDNYLALAERFDLGRADLERIARNSIEIAWISDDEKAELLARVDRFVSEN
- the pflA gene encoding pyruvate formate-lyase-activating protein, which encodes MSQPLALPTFREQDFQAPQSRTVGAGVEGLEEITDLERSERLRRMREGTLGSIHSWELVTAVDGPGTRMTVFLNGCPLRCLYCHNPDTFLMKDGAPVSDTELLSRIARYRRIFRTTNGGITLSGGEVLMQPQFAKRILMGAKEMGVHTCIDTSGFLGANCDDEMLDAIDLVLLDVKSGNEETYKKATGRSLAPTIEFGDRIAARGGATRIWIRFVLVPGLTDDPENVRQVGEIVSRWKDVIDRVEVLPFHQLGKDKWHSLGLEYQLEDTKAPTPEATEEVRNYFRSLGFLVH
- a CDS encoding 16S rRNA (uracil(1498)-N(3))-methyltransferase, which produces MTLPVFLAEDLTPALASLSVGDSATLGGAEGRHAASVRRIGAGEWVDVVDGAGARATCKVSGSDKSSLTLVVRELVQEDSPSPEVILVQALAKGGRDEAAVEICTEIGIDRVIPWASQRAIVQWKGPKAEKGRAKWEGVARAAAKQSRRAFVPVVEDVKDSRELASWVASLTDEAGVAFVCHEEATDSLGAALARVQESRADGTLPARIALIVGPEGGIGAEETAQLVDSGARTIGLGDNVLRSSTAGAVALTLIRAAAGKY
- the dnaJ gene encoding molecular chaperone DnaJ, whose product is MRDYYEVLGVARDASQDEIKKAYRKLARKLHPDYAGADSEEAFKELSVAYETLSDPEKRQMYDIGGPDALRGGGAGAGAGFGGFSDIFEAMFSGGFGASAAGPASRVRRGKDKQVVVDITLEDAAFGAAKEVSFDTHVLCDACNGSMCQPGTSPTQCTTCHGSGFVTQIQNSLFGRMQTQAPCPTCQGYGNIIETPCAECSGAGRVRTRRTLNINIPAGASEGTQIRVSGEAEVGPGGGPNGDLYLLIREKKHPVFDRRGDDLHTWITIPMTTAALGTEFELDTLDGKKTVTINPGTQPNDDIVLEGLGVGHLQRSGRGSMHVHVDVQIPKKLDDKSRELLEELAKVRGEVRVEPHRQQASFFDKLRDTFMG
- a CDS encoding aldose-1-epimerase, coding for MLDRSASGREIVLQAGDYEARIVTVGAGLAGLRYRGHELIVSHAVNECPPGYLGKVLMPWPNRVAGGSYSWEGSSYDLPVDEPAFGTALHGFVAFQEWEIAEAETSSVLLCTLIAARYSYPWTLAVSARYSLDADTGLTVELSATNIGEGTAPYGVGFHPYLAVDSVKADDLELENPASIIYEADASMIPVAAHDVASFGLDFRSPAIIGASRLDHAFAGLPEGTWAVTLRDPSSGVGVSLSSDARWLQVYSADYIDRVGVAVEPMSCPPNAFNSGTDVIALKAGETHTLSARITGFES
- a CDS encoding gamma-glutamyl-gamma-aminobutyrate hydrolase family protein, which translates into the protein MTNHTKPTLLISNVLPARPGDEAYNNICMRLWDRLLEAALPNWNVIREYAQEDGAEGAALRAQHADAIIIMGGEDVHPSLYGAPQGYEAEGRHWYRADRGQIALVDYAVRTGTPLLGICRGMQIINTALGGTLEQHIEGAHGTHTNNRILSDHRFIRHSVRVGEGTNLERALAPVLTDSELVISSAHHQRVDRLAQGLQVSAYAPDGTIEAIESIDAPVIGVQWHPEDPAADISQLHALLGHLDARRAPRLERASTTLVA
- a CDS encoding peptide deformylase, with product MSILPICITGEPVLHRAAAPIESFDSELSDLVADMIETMHAAPGVGLAAPQVGVGSQVFVWRYGGAGSFDSHYRDVLQLDEAPACGFNTALHGVVVNPTLDLVWDTEGAGAILPEEPDIALESEGCLSVPGYGYPLRRALGAVLRGYDVDGNAIEVSARGWLARIFQHEYDHLQGTLYVNRLEAPYADEAQRVIAERGWGVSGHTWTPGERA
- a CDS encoding aminopeptidase C, with the protein product MAHEITDEFVASLHASSDSARAVARNAVAHAGVEPVAFDRAKVVATPTVVSHKVDDWKVTSQKKSGRCWLFSSLNLLRSTARTHLGLKDFEFSQNYVLFWDKFERANFFLTDIIATAKTEELDGRLLQFLLGDVLSDGGQWDMAVSLYLKHGLVPKVAMPETESSGHTAPMNARLKVVLRRTALELRSLVEAGASEEEILEVKEAALADVWRILVICLGEPPASFEWEWRDDKGEFHRDGVLTPREFYERYVDVDLTQYVCLVDDPRVEHPKGHTLTVDHMGNVVGGRPILYVNTPVEQIREITASILASGRAVWFGADCGQQSDRASGLFVEGLYDFDNLFGVDFSTSKEQRVNTGESAMNHAMLFTGVDIDEEGNARRFRVENSWGEEPGEKGFFTMDAAWFDANVFEVAVHVDDLPAELRAVITEEPLHLPAWDPMGALA
- a CDS encoding sugar O-acetyltransferase, giving the protein MTISPGTNFDDPRFCDDERTPVQRMRDGDYYVADDELAASMKRAVRLLSLYEQAHPTDPDIARYLLAQVLGQVGECVDIRPPLRVDYGYNISIGDGSWVNYGLTVLDVAPVVIGADVLIGPNCSLYTAIHPTEPGPRRAKWESAAPITIEDNVWLGGSVVVCPGVTIGENSIIGAGAVVTRDIPANSIAVGNPARVIKNLDPTTPRAIEAAGVGVIAHTGDHA